One window from the genome of Natrialba magadii ATCC 43099 encodes:
- the moaC gene encoding cyclic pyranopterin monophosphate synthase MoaC — protein MSETPISTDGGNGDDSGAETDADATAEDLTHTTDDGDVQMVDVGDKPDSKRRAVAAGEIRLQASTVDAIREDEIGKGDVLATARIGAVQAVKHTWETIPMCHQIPITNVETDFSLAEDRVEFQVAVETTGKTGCEMEALEGVTTGLNVVWDMVKAVEKDDEGQYPETGIENVRVVQKEKRQT, from the coding sequence ATGAGCGAGACACCGATTTCGACGGACGGGGGGAACGGGGACGACAGTGGAGCGGAGACAGACGCCGATGCCACCGCCGAGGACCTCACCCACACCACAGACGACGGCGACGTACAGATGGTCGACGTCGGGGACAAGCCAGACAGCAAACGCCGGGCCGTCGCAGCGGGTGAGATCCGCTTACAAGCGTCGACCGTCGACGCCATCCGCGAGGACGAAATCGGCAAAGGCGACGTGCTCGCGACCGCCCGCATCGGCGCGGTGCAGGCCGTCAAACACACCTGGGAGACGATCCCGATGTGCCACCAGATTCCGATCACGAACGTCGAGACCGACTTCTCGCTGGCCGAGGATCGCGTCGAGTTCCAGGTCGCGGTCGAGACGACGGGGAAGACCGGCTGCGAGATGGAGGCGCTCGAGGGCGTCACGACCGGTCTGAACGTCGTCTGGGATATGGTCAAGGCAGTCGAGAAGGACGACGAGGGTCAGTACCCCGAGACAGGAATCGAGAACGTGCGCGTGGTGCAGAAGGAAAAGCGCCAGACATAG
- a CDS encoding bifunctional ADP-dependent NAD(P)H-hydrate dehydratase/NAD(P)H-hydrate epimerase, whose product MITGERMAAVDANAAALGVPQKQLMESSGNAIARTVREVTAPGATVAVVAGRGNNGGDAFVAARFLDDYDVRTLLLGRAETIGTEIARENWDALQHAGYETREVTDSENFALPDCDVIVDAMLGTGISGDLREPAATAARAINDADATVVSVDVPSGFDANAGGSSAGDDPGDPGDLLASNAIEADRIVTFHDTKPGLDDLDADVTVADIGIPAAAERFVGPGDVQLARPDDRTGRAFVIGGGPYTGAPALAAQSALRAGMELSFVAAPDTVSGEIQSYAQDLIVQPYESEILTPDQVDDLVDTAERYDDVVILGPGLGTADETLEAARQFLTSYTGPAVVDADALETVPDLETEATLVCTPNRRELAGMGGPDVDDLQEAADEIEAFTAELEHVDVLLAKGATDVITDGERTRLSRSGTAGMKVGGTGDVLTGIVAALLEHAEPLDAAAAAAQVNGLAGERLAADDGFGYLASEVLEEIPKVLWESEGSENE is encoded by the coding sequence ATGATTACAGGCGAACGGATGGCCGCCGTCGACGCGAACGCCGCGGCACTTGGCGTCCCGCAAAAGCAACTCATGGAGTCGAGTGGGAACGCCATCGCCCGCACGGTCCGGGAGGTCACAGCGCCGGGTGCAACCGTCGCCGTTGTCGCCGGCCGCGGAAACAACGGCGGGGACGCGTTCGTCGCCGCACGCTTTCTGGACGACTACGACGTCCGGACGCTCTTGCTCGGCCGCGCGGAAACCATCGGCACCGAAATCGCTCGCGAGAACTGGGACGCGCTCCAGCACGCGGGCTACGAAACGCGCGAGGTGACCGACTCCGAAAACTTCGCTCTCCCCGACTGCGACGTGATCGTCGACGCGATGCTCGGCACGGGGATCAGCGGCGACCTCCGCGAACCTGCAGCCACCGCGGCGCGGGCGATCAACGACGCCGACGCGACCGTTGTCTCGGTGGACGTTCCATCCGGTTTCGACGCCAACGCTGGCGGTTCGTCCGCCGGTGACGACCCTGGCGACCCCGGTGACCTGCTCGCCTCGAACGCCATCGAGGCCGACCGCATCGTCACCTTCCACGACACCAAACCCGGCCTCGACGACCTCGACGCCGACGTAACCGTCGCCGACATCGGGATTCCGGCTGCCGCCGAGCGGTTCGTCGGCCCCGGTGACGTACAACTCGCACGGCCCGACGACCGAACCGGCCGGGCGTTCGTTATCGGCGGCGGCCCCTACACCGGCGCGCCGGCACTTGCCGCCCAATCCGCCCTCCGAGCCGGCATGGAGCTCTCGTTCGTCGCCGCGCCCGACACCGTTTCCGGCGAGATCCAGAGCTACGCCCAGGACCTGATCGTCCAGCCCTACGAGAGCGAGATCCTCACACCTGACCAGGTAGACGACCTCGTCGACACCGCCGAACGGTACGACGACGTAGTGATCCTCGGCCCCGGACTCGGCACTGCAGACGAGACACTCGAGGCTGCCCGCCAGTTTCTCACCTCGTATACTGGCCCGGCGGTCGTCGATGCGGACGCACTCGAGACGGTGCCGGATCTCGAGACGGAGGCGACCCTGGTCTGTACGCCGAACCGGCGCGAGCTCGCAGGAATGGGCGGCCCCGACGTGGACGACCTGCAGGAGGCTGCAGACGAGATCGAGGCGTTCACAGCGGAGCTGGAGCACGTCGATGTCCTCCTCGCAAAGGGGGCGACGGACGTGATCACTGACGGCGAGCGAACACGGCTCAGCCGCTCGGGGACGGCGGGTATGAAAGTCGGTGGAACGGGCGACGTGCTCACCGGTATCGTCGCCGCCTTACTGGAGCACGCCGAGCCGCTGGACGCGGCCGCGGCGGCTGCGCAAGTCAACGGACTCGCCGGCGAACGGCTCGCGGCGGACGACGGATTCGGCTATCTCGCCTCCGAGGTACTCGAGGAAATCCCCAAGGTACTGTGGGAGAGTGAGGGGAGTGAGAACGAATGA
- a CDS encoding DNA-3-methyladenine glycosylase family protein, producing the protein METGTIRLEDLSGGLDLYRTLESGQTYLWRRADGEMYSGTPAPGEWYVTVVDGDVIRARTVDGVLEWQSTTDAESTIRRLLRLDDDLEAIVDAAPDDPLLDEAYEAHRGMRLVTDPSFGTLISFICSAQMRVSRIHSMVSTLAREYGNEVSLNGDTYHAFPTPDQLASATEAELRDLGLGYRAPYVVRTAEMVASGEAHPDDARPLEYEAAREHLCQFVGVGDKVADCVLLFALEFDEAVPLDTWLKTAIEEHYPHCDCGSYTETSRALRKEFGDEYAGYAQTYVFHHLRTGD; encoded by the coding sequence ATGGAAACGGGGACGATCCGCCTCGAGGACCTCTCCGGCGGGCTCGATCTGTATCGGACGCTCGAAAGCGGCCAGACATACCTCTGGCGGCGCGCAGACGGCGAAATGTACAGCGGGACGCCCGCCCCCGGTGAGTGGTACGTCACCGTCGTCGACGGCGACGTGATCCGCGCGCGGACAGTCGACGGGGTACTCGAGTGGCAGTCCACGACGGACGCCGAGTCGACTATTCGACGCCTCCTTCGTCTGGACGACGATCTAGAGGCGATCGTCGACGCCGCACCCGACGACCCGCTGTTAGACGAGGCCTACGAGGCCCACCGTGGGATGCGTCTCGTCACGGACCCCTCGTTTGGGACGCTCATCTCGTTCATCTGCTCGGCCCAGATGCGCGTCAGCCGCATCCACTCGATGGTCTCGACACTCGCGCGGGAGTATGGCAACGAGGTCTCCCTGAACGGCGACACATATCACGCCTTCCCGACGCCCGACCAACTCGCGAGCGCAACCGAAGCCGAACTCCGTGACCTTGGCCTCGGCTACCGCGCCCCCTACGTCGTCCGAACCGCCGAGATGGTCGCCAGCGGCGAGGCCCACCCTGACGACGCACGGCCACTCGAGTACGAAGCCGCCCGCGAGCACCTCTGTCAGTTCGTCGGCGTCGGTGACAAGGTGGCCGACTGCGTGCTCTTGTTTGCACTCGAGTTCGACGAGGCGGTGCCCCTCGACACCTGGCTCAAGACGGCGATCGAGGAGCACTATCCCCACTGTGACTGTGGCTCGTACACCGAAACGTCGCGAGCGCTCCGCAAGGAGTTCGGCGACGAGTACGCGGGCTATGCACAGACGTACGTCTTTCATCACCTGCGGACTGGCGACTGA
- a CDS encoding DUF3784 domain-containing protein: protein MNGPAAAILLSSAIFVGGLGIAIKYFGHTELIAGYDPDTVTDEAGLASFVGTNILVIAGLLLALAVLEFTQPADGAATDAAWIGFLIVVFALTGWLIVGSRRFERGE from the coding sequence ATGAACGGCCCCGCAGCTGCCATCCTGCTCTCCAGCGCCATCTTCGTCGGCGGACTCGGTATCGCGATCAAATACTTCGGACACACCGAACTCATCGCCGGCTACGACCCCGACACCGTCACCGACGAGGCGGGACTCGCCTCGTTCGTCGGCACGAACATCCTCGTCATCGCTGGGCTGTTGCTCGCGCTCGCGGTACTCGAGTTCACCCAGCCGGCAGACGGTGCAGCAACCGACGCTGCCTGGATCGGGTTTCTGATCGTGGTGTTCGCGCTCACGGGCTGGCTGATCGTTGGGTCGCGGCGATTCGAGCGTGGGGAGTAA
- a CDS encoding DUF7351 domain-containing protein encodes MSTEDGEDPPVAAPEPSDRVSDPSDAFQALGNEVRMGILETMLEWTDGAVESDRATPSFSMLFEASAVDTSAGFAYHLDELVGPYLRKVNDASTADADADPGADGYELTYAGEQIARAIATGTYTQRVDHPPVPLEDDCPFCEHDSLTARASDNRVTVACGHCERRLLRLDLPPAGLESHGESFPTAFDRYHRHRLSLVRDGVCPACSGEVDARLVRPSPATDDLLPAEHATHLQAEFTCSCCGTTLRSPVALSLLSHPAVVSFYYEHGQAVSERPLWNIGHEWAETVLSEDPLAVRVVVELEDDVLALYVDERLTVVETQRASVSETTEGNESAEGDGAAETTETTEADERGGTHGTGETAETTAQ; translated from the coding sequence ATGTCCACGGAGGACGGTGAGGACCCGCCCGTCGCCGCGCCCGAGCCGAGCGACCGCGTCTCCGACCCAAGCGACGCCTTCCAGGCGCTCGGCAACGAGGTCAGGATGGGGATACTCGAGACGATGCTCGAGTGGACGGACGGCGCTGTCGAATCCGATCGAGCAACGCCGTCGTTCTCGATGCTCTTCGAAGCCTCGGCGGTCGACACGTCAGCCGGGTTCGCCTACCATCTGGATGAGCTCGTGGGGCCGTATCTCCGGAAGGTGAACGATGCGTCGACAGCCGACGCTGACGCCGATCCCGGTGCCGACGGCTACGAACTCACCTACGCCGGCGAGCAAATTGCACGCGCCATCGCGACCGGCACGTACACCCAGCGCGTCGATCACCCGCCGGTCCCACTCGAGGACGACTGCCCGTTCTGCGAGCACGACTCGCTCACAGCTCGGGCCAGCGACAACCGGGTTACCGTCGCCTGCGGGCACTGTGAACGCCGCCTGCTCCGACTCGATCTCCCGCCGGCTGGACTCGAGTCCCACGGCGAATCGTTCCCCACGGCCTTCGACCGCTACCACAGACACCGACTCTCACTCGTTCGTGACGGCGTCTGCCCGGCCTGCAGCGGCGAGGTCGACGCCAGACTCGTGCGGCCGTCGCCGGCGACAGACGATTTACTCCCTGCAGAACACGCCACACACCTTCAGGCCGAGTTTACCTGCTCGTGCTGTGGAACAACGCTCCGGTCGCCCGTCGCGCTCTCACTGCTCTCGCATCCGGCCGTCGTCTCGTTCTACTACGAACACGGGCAGGCTGTTAGCGAGCGCCCCCTCTGGAACATCGGCCACGAGTGGGCCGAGACAGTGCTCTCCGAAGACCCGCTTGCCGTCCGCGTCGTCGTCGAACTCGAGGACGACGTACTCGCGCTGTACGTCGACGAGCGACTGACCGTGGTCGAAACGCAGCGAGCGTCGGTGTCCGAGACCACCGAGGGTAACGAATCCGCCGAGGGTGACGGGGCCGCCGAGACCACGGAGACGACCGAGGCCGACGAAAGAGGCGGGACACACGGGACGGGCGAGACAGCCGAGACGACTGCCCAATAG
- a CDS encoding glucose 1-dehydrogenase: MTYNLDGKTAIVTGGASGIGRKTAERFAAEGANVVVADVVTDGGEETVESIESAGGSATFVETDVTDPDAVEAMVQTAVDTYGGLDIAHNNAGIEGETDPVAEQTEANWKQVMDINLTGVWLCLKYELQEMTANGDGDGDSDSDSDGVGGAIVNTSSIAGLSAAGSSAYAASKHGVIGLTRVAATEYAEADVRVNAVCPGVIETPMVEQSAAENPEEIEQFVGMQPLNRMGTPEEIANAVVWLCSDEASFVTGNAYPVDGGFTAL; encoded by the coding sequence ATGACGTACAATCTGGACGGCAAGACGGCCATCGTCACCGGCGGCGCATCGGGAATCGGCAGGAAAACAGCAGAGCGGTTCGCAGCCGAGGGCGCGAACGTCGTCGTCGCCGACGTAGTTACGGACGGCGGTGAGGAGACGGTCGAGTCGATCGAGTCGGCTGGCGGATCTGCGACGTTCGTCGAAACCGACGTCACGGATCCGGACGCCGTCGAGGCGATGGTTCAGACGGCGGTCGACACCTATGGCGGGCTCGACATCGCGCACAACAACGCGGGGATCGAAGGCGAGACCGATCCGGTCGCCGAGCAGACCGAAGCCAACTGGAAACAGGTCATGGATATCAACCTGACCGGCGTCTGGCTCTGTCTGAAGTACGAACTCCAGGAGATGACGGCGAACGGTGACGGCGACGGCGACAGCGACAGTGACAGTGACGGCGTCGGCGGCGCAATCGTCAACACGTCCTCGATCGCCGGCCTCTCTGCGGCCGGATCGTCCGCCTACGCCGCGAGCAAACACGGCGTCATCGGTCTCACTCGAGTAGCCGCCACGGAGTACGCGGAGGCCGACGTTCGGGTCAACGCGGTCTGTCCCGGCGTGATCGAGACGCCGATGGTCGAGCAGTCCGCGGCGGAGAACCCCGAGGAGATCGAGCAGTTCGTCGGTATGCAACCGCTCAACCGGATGGGGACGCCCGAGGAGATCGCCAACGCTGTCGTCTGGCTCTGCTCGGACGAGGCCTCGTTCGTTACCGGGAACGCGTATCCCGTCGACGGCGGCTTCACGGCGCTGTAA
- a CDS encoding acylphosphatase, whose product MADESDRTRAHVFVSGTVQGVYYRANTRDTAQEKGIDGWVRNLDDGRVEAVFEGPDEAVESMIEWCHTGSPAAAVENVEAEFEVPGGESGFEIRY is encoded by the coding sequence ATGGCAGACGAGTCAGACCGAACGCGTGCACACGTGTTCGTTTCGGGAACCGTGCAGGGCGTCTATTATCGGGCGAATACCCGCGATACGGCTCAGGAGAAGGGAATCGACGGCTGGGTGCGAAATCTCGACGACGGCCGTGTCGAAGCGGTCTTCGAGGGCCCCGACGAGGCCGTCGAGTCAATGATCGAGTGGTGTCACACGGGGAGTCCGGCGGCGGCGGTCGAAAACGTCGAGGCCGAGTTCGAGGTGCCCGGGGGAGAGAGCGGGTTCGAGATTCGGTACTGA
- a CDS encoding Ntn hydrolase family protein — protein sequence MDQTDSTEYIETGTTTVGLVGADGVVLAADTRASLGGRFVTNRTARKVVPVGDHTALTFAGSVGEAQTFVRQLRAERSRYEHATDRTPSVETTATVAGDLLRGGPYQHLELVLGGTFPEPAVYQVGPGGGVMDTPYAASGSGMQLAYGRLEDAYEPDHSVDTLRGLATTAIRNATERDTASGDGMTVATLTVDEDGSEDEHDHERKYKYERKFEQFVQFEQFESIAAAVTATTNGAGNESGTDAESGVAS from the coding sequence ATGGACCAGACGGACTCCACTGAATACATCGAAACCGGCACGACGACGGTTGGACTCGTCGGCGCGGACGGCGTCGTCCTCGCCGCGGACACACGCGCCAGCCTGGGTGGCCGCTTCGTCACGAATCGCACGGCACGGAAGGTCGTCCCGGTCGGCGACCACACCGCGCTCACCTTCGCCGGAAGCGTCGGCGAGGCCCAGACGTTCGTCCGCCAGTTACGCGCTGAACGCTCGCGCTACGAGCACGCGACCGACCGCACGCCGTCCGTCGAGACGACGGCCACGGTCGCCGGCGACCTCCTGCGCGGCGGGCCGTACCAGCACCTCGAACTCGTCCTCGGTGGCACGTTCCCCGAGCCAGCCGTCTACCAGGTCGGTCCCGGCGGCGGCGTGATGGACACACCCTACGCCGCGAGCGGAAGTGGGATGCAACTCGCCTACGGCCGACTCGAGGACGCCTACGAACCGGACCACTCCGTGGACACACTGCGAGGTCTCGCGACCACAGCCATCCGAAACGCGACCGAGCGCGACACCGCCAGCGGCGACGGGATGACGGTCGCGACGCTGACTGTCGATGAAGACGGAAGCGAAGACGAACACGACCACGAACGCAAATACAAATACGAACGCAAGTTCGAGCAATTCGTGCAGTTCGAGCAGTTCGAAAGCATCGCCGCCGCCGTCACCGCAACGACAAACGGGGCCGGCAATGAATCCGGCACCGACGCAGAATCGGGGGTGGCCTCGTAA
- the cdd gene encoding cytidine deaminase: MSDDAADLIDAAREIQSQAHVPYSEYRVGAALETADGEVFVGCNLENANFSNSLHAEEVAIAEAVKNGHREFTRLAVSSDRRDGVTPCGMCRQTLAEFCDDDLTVFCDEGESEDEDEDGDEDAADGATVYTLGELLPNTISEETLE; encoded by the coding sequence ATGAGCGACGACGCCGCCGACCTCATCGACGCCGCACGGGAAATTCAATCGCAGGCCCACGTCCCCTACTCCGAGTACCGCGTCGGGGCCGCACTCGAGACGGCCGACGGCGAGGTCTTCGTCGGCTGCAACCTGGAGAACGCGAACTTCAGCAACAGTCTCCACGCCGAGGAGGTCGCCATCGCCGAGGCGGTCAAGAACGGCCACCGCGAGTTTACGCGGCTCGCCGTGAGTTCAGACCGCCGCGACGGCGTCACCCCCTGCGGAATGTGCCGGCAGACGCTGGCCGAGTTTTGTGACGACGACCTCACAGTGTTCTGTGACGAGGGCGAGAGCGAGGACGAGGACGAGGATGGGGATGAGGACGCAGCCGATGGCGCAACCGTCTACACCCTCGGGGAACTCCTCCCGAACACGATTTCTGAGGAAACACTCGAGTAA
- a CDS encoding phosphotransferase family protein yields MEHPGDESIRWALDDTVPERAVNDVRSAGPSWNDQNRTVRVDFSDGEPVFLKVATDGDGSRIDRECAVIDYVATHCDVPVPQVVASETGGAVPYLITAPIRGQNLASRWSDWSSAERTSAVRRVGSALAAIHTCSFRRHGHVVGSDGAELDLETGSWTEILVDRIELMRELASTDRFDHHFDDVIAAVEANRDLLNDAPATLVHGDPARPNCFRSGSSAGFVDWELSHVGDPARELHRARDQLLPDNGEDTQRLAAVLEDGYERRAGSLPSGLDERTPIYDAVRLLGTSGFFDKWVEFVDVSPADAETRLEAKLDRKLDEIR; encoded by the coding sequence GTGGAGCACCCTGGAGACGAGTCAATCAGATGGGCGCTCGACGATACCGTTCCCGAGCGGGCCGTCAACGACGTACGGTCCGCTGGCCCCTCCTGGAACGACCAAAACCGAACGGTTCGCGTCGATTTTTCCGACGGCGAACCCGTCTTTCTGAAGGTGGCAACCGACGGTGACGGCTCGCGGATCGATCGGGAGTGTGCTGTCATCGACTACGTGGCCACACACTGCGATGTACCCGTCCCACAGGTGGTTGCGAGCGAGACCGGTGGAGCGGTTCCCTACCTAATCACCGCCCCAATTCGGGGCCAGAACCTCGCGTCCCGGTGGTCGGACTGGAGCAGTGCGGAGCGCACGAGTGCAGTCCGGCGAGTCGGAAGCGCGCTGGCGGCGATCCACACCTGCTCGTTCCGACGACACGGACACGTCGTGGGCAGCGACGGAGCCGAACTCGATCTCGAGACCGGTTCCTGGACAGAGATCCTCGTCGATAGGATCGAGCTGATGCGGGAACTGGCGTCGACCGACCGCTTCGACCACCATTTTGACGACGTCATCGCCGCCGTCGAAGCGAATCGAGACCTGTTGAACGACGCGCCGGCAACCCTGGTGCACGGCGACCCGGCACGGCCGAACTGCTTCCGGAGCGGGTCCTCGGCCGGCTTCGTCGACTGGGAACTCTCTCATGTTGGCGATCCGGCCCGTGAACTCCACCGAGCGCGAGACCAACTGCTGCCGGACAACGGCGAGGACACACAGCGATTGGCCGCCGTACTCGAGGACGGGTACGAACGGCGCGCCGGCTCGCTTCCGTCAGGGTTGGACGAACGAACGCCGATATACGACGCGGTCCGGCTTCTCGGCACGTCTGGATTCTTCGATAAGTGGGTCGAATTCGTCGATGTCTCCCCGGCGGACGCCGAAACGCGGCTCGAAGCGAAACTGGACCGGAAGCTCGACGAGATTCGGTAG
- a CDS encoding phosphohexomutase domain-containing protein, with product MTLFGTAGIRGPVEEITPALALSVGQAAGEPGETFVVGRDGRETGPALAAAMEAGLESAGADVARIGQVPTPALAFASQGRKGVMLTASHNPPTDNGIKLFVDGVEFDREAEEAVEDYVSGGSSLPAWDQWGSATDLDVLGPYRDAVADYVRAQFPKLGPDGTPLAGLSVAVDCGNGVGAVATPQVLESLGADVVAVNANVDGHFSARESKPTPETLSAFTNFLADGEFDLGLAHDGDADRLVALDPDGEVIHEDTVLAVVAAHYTAASDAADPVVVTTPNASARIDEQVRNAGGRVERVRLGALHEGIARERAAGDEDTAVVFAAEPWKHIHTAFGGWIDGVASAAIVSALVADAGDTDALREPVTERPYRKVSVDCPDQHKTAVMGALESDLPAAFPDTTVDTDYGVRLEFEDASWTLVRPSGTEPYVRIYAESDEVDELIASARDVVESAVAAIESP from the coding sequence ATGACTCTGTTCGGGACCGCAGGAATCCGCGGGCCGGTCGAGGAGATCACGCCCGCGCTCGCGCTCTCGGTGGGCCAGGCCGCCGGCGAGCCCGGCGAGACGTTCGTCGTCGGCCGCGACGGCCGCGAAACCGGACCGGCGCTGGCCGCCGCGATGGAGGCCGGCCTCGAGAGCGCCGGCGCGGACGTCGCCCGCATCGGACAGGTACCGACACCAGCGCTCGCGTTCGCCTCGCAGGGCCGCAAGGGCGTCATGCTCACCGCGAGCCACAACCCGCCGACGGACAACGGCATCAAGCTCTTCGTCGACGGCGTCGAGTTCGACCGCGAGGCTGAGGAAGCCGTCGAGGACTACGTAAGCGGCGGGTCGTCGCTCCCCGCATGGGACCAGTGGGGCAGCGCCACCGACCTCGACGTACTCGGTCCCTATCGCGACGCCGTCGCGGACTACGTCCGCGCGCAGTTCCCCAAGCTAGGGCCAGATGGAACGCCACTCGCCGGCCTCTCCGTCGCCGTCGACTGTGGCAACGGTGTCGGCGCAGTCGCGACCCCGCAGGTACTCGAGTCCCTCGGCGCTGACGTGGTCGCGGTGAACGCAAACGTCGACGGCCACTTCTCGGCACGAGAGAGTAAGCCGACCCCGGAGACGCTGTCGGCTTTCACCAACTTCCTCGCCGACGGCGAGTTCGACCTCGGCCTGGCCCACGACGGCGACGCGGACCGACTGGTTGCGCTCGATCCTGACGGCGAGGTAATCCACGAGGATACGGTGCTCGCCGTCGTCGCGGCCCACTACACGGCTGCGAGCGACGCAGCGGACCCCGTGGTCGTCACGACGCCCAACGCCTCGGCACGGATCGACGAGCAGGTCCGCAACGCCGGTGGCCGGGTCGAACGCGTCCGCCTCGGTGCACTTCACGAGGGAATCGCCCGTGAACGCGCCGCTGGCGACGAGGACACTGCAGTCGTCTTCGCCGCAGAGCCCTGGAAGCACATCCACACCGCCTTCGGCGGCTGGATCGACGGCGTCGCGAGCGCCGCCATCGTCAGCGCGCTCGTCGCTGACGCCGGCGACACCGACGCCCTCCGAGAGCCGGTCACCGAACGTCCCTACCGGAAGGTCAGCGTCGACTGCCCTGACCAGCACAAGACGGCCGTGATGGGCGCACTCGAGTCCGACCTGCCGGCGGCCTTTCCCGATACGACGGTCGACACGGATTACGGCGTGCGACTCGAGTTCGAGGACGCCTCGTGGACGCTGGTCCGGCCAAGCGGCACGGAGCCCTACGTCCGAATTTATGCGGAGAGCGACGAGGTTGACGAGTTGATCGCGAGCGCTCGCGATGTCGTCGAGTCGGCGGTTGCGGCCATTGAGTCGCCCTGA
- a CDS encoding archaeal proteasome endopeptidase complex subunit alpha gives MDSSTTRQQAYDRGHTIFSPDGRLYQVEYAREAVERGSPSVGVVTDTGVVLAARKRLRSPLLESESIEKIHRVDDHVAVATAGHAADARQLVEMARKRCQRHRLRYAEPIPTETLAEAIADHIQEQTQAGGTRPYGAALLVAGVDAGRGRKRKRRKESESGSGSGSGSNAAGQHPQPALYEVDPGGTHYGWRATAIGNGTADIRSFLEGQLADSGAECEAGVRKDGLSLALESLAAGTSETDTELSPETVDGLVLTPDTVADRAGVVDGAEVADVLGELE, from the coding sequence ATGGACTCGAGTACCACTCGCCAGCAGGCCTACGATCGCGGACACACGATCTTCTCGCCCGACGGCCGGCTCTACCAGGTCGAGTACGCCCGCGAGGCGGTCGAACGCGGCTCACCGAGCGTTGGCGTCGTCACCGACACCGGTGTCGTTCTCGCCGCGCGAAAGCGCCTTCGCTCACCGCTACTCGAGTCCGAGTCGATCGAGAAAATTCACCGGGTCGACGACCACGTCGCGGTCGCCACCGCGGGGCATGCTGCTGATGCACGGCAGTTGGTCGAGATGGCTCGAAAGCGCTGTCAGCGCCACCGGCTCCGGTATGCTGAACCGATACCCACAGAGACGCTCGCGGAGGCGATTGCGGACCACATTCAGGAACAGACACAGGCTGGTGGAACGCGGCCGTACGGCGCTGCGTTGCTCGTTGCGGGTGTCGACGCTGGAAGGGGGAGGAAAAGGAAAAGGAGAAAGGAAAGCGAAAGCGGTAGCGGTAGTGGCAGCGGGAGTAACGCAGCAGGACAACACCCCCAGCCAGCGCTCTACGAGGTCGACCCCGGCGGCACACACTACGGCTGGCGTGCGACCGCGATCGGCAACGGCACGGCCGACATTAGATCGTTCCTGGAGGGGCAGCTGGCTGACAGCGGTGCCGAGTGCGAGGCAGGGGTGAGGAAGGACGGCCTCTCGCTCGCACTCGAGTCCCTCGCCGCCGGTACCTCCGAGACCGACACCGAACTCTCACCCGAGACAGTCGACGGCCTCGTGCTCACACCCGATACCGTGGCTGATCGGGCAGGCGTCGTCGACGGGGCTGAGGTTGCAGACGTACTCGGGGAACTCGAGTAG
- a CDS encoding DUF488 family protein, N3 subclade codes for MARDRRDECATEGDQREGTLTDTYVAALQHGLADVPPETTLVGVVRSPTSWFHAAVDENVPELGPPAALLDAVQTAEDDLKMRGICDEEAHNAAWDQVGFGDTYRKHLQTADDADRALESLANRLTAGESLALVCYENTEKKRCHRTILREVLESRR; via the coding sequence ATGGCTCGTGATCGGCGCGACGAGTGCGCTACCGAGGGCGACCAGCGCGAGGGCACCCTCACCGACACCTACGTCGCCGCCCTCCAGCACGGCCTCGCCGACGTTCCACCCGAGACGACGCTCGTCGGCGTCGTCCGCTCCCCAACCTCGTGGTTCCACGCCGCAGTTGACGAAAACGTTCCCGAACTCGGCCCGCCTGCTGCGCTGCTCGACGCTGTCCAAACTGCCGAGGACGACCTGAAGATGCGCGGCATCTGTGACGAGGAAGCCCACAACGCCGCCTGGGATCAGGTTGGCTTTGGGGACACCTACCGGAAACACCTTCAGACAGCCGACGACGCAGACCGCGCACTCGAGTCCCTCGCCAATCGACTCACCGCCGGCGAGAGTCTGGCGCTCGTCTGCTACGAGAACACCGAGAAGAAGCGGTGCCACCGAACGATTCTGCGCGAGGTACTCGAGAGCCGTCGGTGA